DNA from Streptococcus parasuis:
ATAAAATGAAGACATAACCGGTGTCAGTATAACAGCAATTAATACAAAACATAACATAATGACACTGCTACCTAAATGCCAGGGATAGTGTCTTTTTAGAAAGTAATTTTTCACCAAATAGGTAAAAAATTGCCCACATACAAAGAAGATAATAGGAATTAGAAAATGGATGGTATTTGTAAAATTCCCTTGTCCCAATTGATTAGCTAAAAGAATAACATTTCCTGATTGAACACCTGCAAAGCGACCACCTTGAGTTAAATATGTAAAAGCATTTAGATAACCACTTATAAAAGTTAGACAACTTGCGATACGAAGTCCTTCAAAAACTCTATATTTCCTCACTCTTTCTCTCCTATGTTTCACATGAAACTATTTATGGTAAGGACTTCCCTGCTGAATCATAAAAGCCCTATAAATTTGCTCTATCAATACTAATCGCATTAATTGGTGTGGAAGGGTCAATTTTCCAAAACTCATCAATAAATTTGCCCTATTCTTAACA
Protein-coding regions in this window:
- a CDS encoding YoaK family protein, which encodes MRKYRVFEGLRIASCLTFISGYLNAFTYLTQGGRFAGVQSGNVILLANQLGQGNFTNTIHFLIPIIFFVCGQFFTYLVKNYFLKRHYPWHLGSSVIMLCFVLIAVILTPVMSSFYTMAILAFVASIQVETFRTLRGVPYANVMMTGNVKNAAFIWFKGIMEKNKELIKTGRNIFITIIGFMLGVICATILSRMFLEYALVGVIFPMMYVTYKLWQEKNPT